The following are encoded in a window of Patescibacteria group bacterium genomic DNA:
- a CDS encoding HAD hydrolase family protein — translation MFEEKIKEENKEQFKPVEHAWLFDVDGVLTHPSEKKVTEPEIFFQLIKRLEAGEPVALNTGRATDFMLEKIIEPLEKMVANKKILHNLLAVGEKGAVTVTFNDQGEKKLYIDESISVPEWLQKEVMALVNQRFSATMFYDKTKKTMISIEMLDNLELEKFKEEQNLLNQALAELLVKYKLTDDYKIDPSRIATDIENKHVGKHLGAGRALAWLDKKKIRPEQFIAFGDSPSDVAMAEELNRRGLKMQFVFVGERELLADKKMDFAVDYTENHCEKGVIEYMRKVKDL, via the coding sequence ATGTTTGAAGAAAAAATAAAAGAAGAAAATAAAGAGCAGTTTAAGCCGGTTGAACATGCTTGGCTGTTTGATGTCGACGGCGTGTTAACCCATCCTAGCGAAAAAAAGGTGACAGAACCAGAAATATTTTTTCAATTAATTAAAAGGTTGGAAGCAGGCGAACCGGTAGCGCTAAACACGGGCCGAGCTACGGATTTTATGTTGGAAAAAATTATTGAGCCTTTGGAAAAAATGGTGGCTAATAAAAAAATTTTACATAATTTATTAGCTGTTGGCGAAAAAGGGGCGGTAACGGTAACTTTTAATGACCAAGGAGAAAAGAAGCTGTATATTGATGAGTCCATATCCGTCCCTGAATGGCTACAAAAAGAAGTGATGGCTTTAGTAAATCAAAGATTCTCGGCAACAATGTTTTATGATAAGACCAAAAAAACGATGATTTCAATAGAGATGCTTGATAATTTAGAGTTGGAAAAATTTAAAGAGGAGCAGAATTTATTAAATCAAGCGTTGGCTGAGTTATTAGTAAAATATAAATTGACCGATGACTATAAAATTGACCCTTCCCGCATCGCGACTGATATAGAAAATAAGCATGTCGGCAAGCACCTCGGGGCGGGAAGAGCGTTGGCATGGCTTGATAAAAAGAAAATTAGACCGGAACAATTTATCGCTTTTGGCGATAGCCCATCCGATGTCGCCATGGCCGAAGAGCTTAATCGGCGCGGTTTAAAAATGCAATTTGTTTTTGTTGGAGAAAGAGAGCTTTTAGCTGATAAAAAAATGGATTTTGCTGTTGATTATACTGAAAATCATTGCGAGAAAGGAGTTATAGAATATATGCGGAAAGTAAAGGATTTGTGA